One part of the Vitis riparia cultivar Riparia Gloire de Montpellier isolate 1030 chromosome 15, EGFV_Vit.rip_1.0, whole genome shotgun sequence genome encodes these proteins:
- the LOC117931911 gene encoding uncharacterized protein LOC117931911, giving the protein MDIDLALRMPKPDELNEQSTQEDEVYWGKWERSNRLSLMIMKGGIPEAFRGAVTDEVTNASDFLAEIQKRFAKNDKAETSTLLASLISMKYKDKGNVREYIMEMSHLASKFKALKLELSDDLLVHLVLISLPAQFNQFKRKRD; this is encoded by the exons ATGGATATAGACTTAGCCTTGAGAATGCCCAAACCCGATGAACTCAATGAGCAAAGTACTCAAGAGGATGAGGTTTATTGGGGTAAGTGGGAACGTTCAAATAGGCTAagtcttatgatcatgaagGGCGGAATTCCAGAAGCTTTCAGGGGTGCGGTAACCGATGAGGTTACTAATGCCAGTGACTTCCTTGCGGAAATTCAGAAACGTTTTGCCAAAAACGATAAGGCTGAAACGAGCACGCTTTTAGCAAGCTTGATTTCAATGAAGTATAAAGACAAGGGTAATGTTCGGGAGTACATCATGGAGATGTCTCATCTTGCTTCAAAATTTAAGGCTTTGAAACTTGAGTTATCTGATGATTTACTCGTGCATTTGGTTCTCATCTCTCTTCCTgcacaatttaatcaattcaag aggaagagagattga